One window of Nocardia sp. NBC_00508 genomic DNA carries:
- a CDS encoding ABC transporter permease, which yields MTTAIADRAAAAPAFGDGDFAGTGRLLRLYLRRDRIVLPLWTLLIGLMPAFQVVSVKDLYGTQADLDRFAATTADSPALLSMYGPVFSSELGSIGTWKAGAMYSMIAIATVLTVIRHTRVEEETGRAELVGATSIGRYAGLTATLIMTYAGALLAGILCALSLYAADLPGAGSLAFGAALAASGILWGSVAATAAQVSAGARVARGVAFGALGAAFALRAVGDAGNGVLSWFSPIGWSLQIRPYADERWWVLLLLGAVAVLATAAAYLLLGNRDTGSGLIAERPGPSTAGANLSGPLGLAWRLQRGTLMAWTVGFALYGLLIGGAVNSVGDMLDGSEAVRDMVTRMGGSQELQESFITYALTMLAAAAAAYSISAVLRLHDEESSTRVESTLSGAVGRARYALSHIGFALLGPAAALLVSGAAIGILYGASDADLGERLPQSIGAAAVQVPAVWVVTGIAVALYGVVPRLAPVAWAVLSAMVVLFFVGSLDGLPQWMLDLVPFVHPPKLPGAQFHAEPVLWLLGIAVLLLAVGIVAFRRRDLR from the coding sequence CTGCCGCTGTGGACGCTGCTGATCGGTCTGATGCCCGCGTTCCAGGTGGTCAGCGTCAAGGACCTGTACGGCACCCAAGCCGATCTGGACCGCTTCGCGGCGACCACCGCCGACAGCCCGGCGCTGCTCTCCATGTACGGCCCCGTGTTCAGCTCCGAACTCGGCTCGATCGGCACCTGGAAAGCAGGTGCCATGTACAGCATGATCGCCATCGCCACGGTGCTCACGGTCATCCGGCACACCAGGGTCGAGGAGGAGACCGGCCGCGCGGAGCTGGTGGGCGCCACCAGCATCGGCCGCTACGCCGGACTCACCGCCACCCTGATCATGACCTACGCCGGTGCGCTGCTCGCCGGAATTCTCTGCGCCTTGTCGCTCTACGCCGCTGACCTGCCCGGTGCGGGGTCACTGGCGTTCGGGGCCGCACTAGCGGCGTCGGGCATCCTGTGGGGCTCCGTCGCCGCGACGGCCGCCCAGGTGAGCGCGGGCGCACGGGTGGCGCGCGGCGTCGCGTTCGGAGCGCTCGGCGCCGCCTTCGCCCTGCGGGCCGTCGGCGACGCCGGAAACGGTGTGCTGTCCTGGTTCTCGCCGATCGGGTGGAGCCTGCAGATTCGGCCGTACGCCGACGAACGCTGGTGGGTGCTGCTCCTGCTCGGCGCCGTCGCGGTACTCGCTACCGCAGCCGCGTACCTATTGCTCGGCAACCGCGATACCGGTTCGGGACTGATCGCGGAACGTCCAGGACCGTCGACGGCGGGCGCGAATCTCTCCGGTCCCCTCGGGCTGGCGTGGCGGTTACAGCGCGGCACCCTCATGGCGTGGACGGTCGGCTTCGCCCTGTACGGCCTGCTGATCGGCGGCGCGGTGAACAGCGTCGGCGACATGCTCGATGGCAGCGAGGCCGTCCGCGACATGGTCACCCGGATGGGCGGCTCACAGGAGTTGCAGGAGTCGTTCATCACGTACGCCCTCACGATGCTGGCCGCCGCGGCGGCGGCCTACTCGATCTCGGCCGTGCTGCGGCTGCACGACGAGGAGTCCAGCACACGGGTCGAGTCCACCCTGTCCGGCGCGGTCGGCCGCGCCCGCTACGCGCTGAGCCACATCGGTTTCGCGCTGCTGGGTCCCGCGGCGGCGTTGCTGGTCTCCGGTGCGGCGATCGGCATCCTCTACGGCGCCTCGGACGCCGACCTCGGTGAACGGCTGCCGCAGTCGATCGGCGCCGCGGCCGTGCAGGTGCCCGCGGTGTGGGTGGTCACCGGTATCGCGGTGGCTCTGTACGGTGTCGTGCCACGGTTGGCCCCGGTCGCCTGGGCCGTGCTCAGCGCCATGGTGGTGCTCTTCTTCGTCGGTTCGCTGGACGGACTGCCGCAGTGGATGCTCGATCTGGTGCCGTTCGTCCATCCGCCGAAGTTGCCCGGCGCGCAGTTCCACGCGGAGCCCGTGCTGTGGCTGCTCGGGATCGCCGTGCTCCTGCTCGCCGTCGGCATCGTCGCGTTCCGCAGGCGCGACCTGCGCTGA
- a CDS encoding vWA domain-containing protein produces the protein MPRFTKFTAVLATVLIGAALAAPGVSAQPDRAEQPPQYAPTMLILDASGSMQRPDPAGTMMDAAKTAVRTFVEAAPTESKVGLMTYGTSTGNTEAEKAAGCRDVRLLRPADTLDKAALTTAVDGIQARGWTPMGTALRQAADALPGSGPRSIVLVSDGDDTCAPPDPCEVAREVKQRGIDLVMHAIGFAVDAKARAQLTCMAQATGGTYTDAADGRALERVLPRVSAAALRNYRAAGTPITGTGSHATAPVAAPGQYLDTIGQKETRYWSVDVPAGATTYFSGTVSFPRVPDVSVTDDLNTLQLRVYGADGQDCHVFESELTTRSSDGVALTVAKAFDGATKARTGSSSGDKCRGGGRYSFALTWDKVSAGVPERLPIELLVGVEPAAADPGKAPTTTPTAFTEPTGSGTPVSGGGSFNVAAPLTGSGRYTDVLRQGEFVFYRVRLDWGQGLAYRVHFGANGGRGLDNVSNIRTTLFSPIRQELGSDYAAYTGTDQVLPSKDAIATVPIRYANRTADDIKARGQSVPGWYYIAVKLGSTFEAGDAAPVPIQLDLTVTGSQEPGPTYSSGVADGVFGEKAAAQRVANHTDAVAAAADAETGSRNQWLLLAGLGAAVVVVVGIIAGLLVLRRRG, from the coding sequence ATGCCGAGATTCACCAAGTTCACCGCCGTGCTCGCCACCGTTCTCATCGGTGCGGCGCTCGCCGCTCCTGGGGTGTCGGCACAGCCGGACCGCGCTGAACAGCCGCCACAGTACGCACCGACCATGCTGATCCTGGACGCCTCCGGGTCCATGCAACGACCGGATCCGGCGGGCACCATGATGGATGCCGCCAAGACCGCGGTCCGCACGTTCGTCGAGGCCGCGCCCACCGAGTCGAAGGTCGGCCTGATGACCTACGGCACCAGCACCGGGAACACCGAGGCGGAGAAGGCCGCCGGATGCCGGGACGTCCGGCTGCTGCGGCCCGCCGACACGCTCGACAAGGCAGCGCTGACCACCGCCGTCGACGGCATCCAGGCCCGCGGTTGGACACCCATGGGCACCGCCCTGCGGCAAGCCGCCGACGCGCTGCCCGGCTCCGGCCCGCGCTCGATCGTGCTGGTCTCCGACGGCGACGACACCTGCGCCCCGCCCGATCCGTGCGAGGTCGCGCGTGAGGTGAAGCAGCGCGGCATCGATCTGGTGATGCACGCGATCGGCTTCGCGGTGGACGCGAAGGCCCGCGCCCAGTTGACCTGCATGGCGCAGGCTACCGGCGGCACCTACACCGACGCGGCCGACGGTCGCGCGCTGGAACGCGTCCTGCCCCGAGTGAGTGCCGCGGCACTGCGCAACTACCGCGCCGCAGGCACGCCCATCACCGGCACCGGCAGCCATGCGACCGCGCCGGTCGCCGCTCCCGGCCAGTATCTCGACACCATCGGCCAAAAAGAGACGCGGTATTGGTCGGTGGACGTGCCCGCGGGTGCGACCACCTATTTCAGTGGCACGGTGTCGTTCCCGCGCGTCCCGGACGTCTCGGTGACCGATGACCTCAACACCCTCCAACTGCGCGTGTACGGCGCGGACGGGCAGGACTGCCATGTCTTCGAATCCGAGCTGACCACCAGATCCAGTGACGGCGTAGCACTCACCGTCGCCAAGGCCTTCGACGGTGCGACCAAGGCGCGCACCGGCAGCTCCAGCGGCGACAAATGCCGCGGCGGCGGGCGCTACTCCTTCGCCCTGACCTGGGACAAGGTCTCCGCCGGTGTCCCGGAGCGGCTGCCGATCGAGCTGCTGGTCGGCGTCGAGCCCGCCGCAGCCGATCCGGGCAAAGCCCCCACGACGACCCCCACCGCGTTCACCGAGCCGACGGGTTCGGGCACACCCGTGTCCGGCGGCGGATCGTTCAATGTGGCCGCGCCGCTCACCGGTAGCGGCCGCTACACCGACGTCCTGCGGCAGGGCGAGTTCGTGTTCTACCGGGTCCGGCTGGACTGGGGCCAGGGCCTGGCCTATCGCGTGCACTTCGGCGCTAACGGTGGACGCGGCCTTGACAACGTCTCCAACATCCGCACCACGCTCTTCAGCCCGATCCGCCAAGAACTCGGCTCCGATTACGCCGCCTACACCGGCACAGACCAGGTGCTGCCGAGCAAGGACGCGATAGCGACCGTCCCGATCCGCTACGCCAATCGGACGGCCGACGACATCAAGGCCCGCGGGCAATCGGTGCCGGGCTGGTACTACATCGCGGTGAAGCTCGGCTCGACCTTCGAGGCGGGCGATGCCGCGCCGGTGCCGATCCAGCTGGATCTGACCGTCACCGGCAGCCAGGAGCCCGGACCGACCTACTCTTCCGGCGTCGCCGACGGCGTCTTCGGGGAGAAGGCTGCCGCACAGCGCGTCGCGAACCACACCGACGCAGTGGCTGCCGCCGCCGACGCGGAGACCGGATCGCGGAACCAATGGCTACTGCTCGCGGGTCTCGGTGCGGCCGTCGTCGTCGTGGTCGGCATCATCGCGGGCTTGCTGGTGCTGCGCAGACGCGGCTAG
- a CDS encoding LLM class F420-dependent oxidoreductase, translated as MRYGIVLFTSDRGITPADAASAAERAGFDTFYVPEHTHIPVVRAAAHPRTGDASLPDDRYLRTLDPWVALGTAAAVTSRIGLSTAVALPAEHHPITLAKTIASLDHLSGGRVSLGVGFGWNTDELAHHGVPAGKRRTVLREHLDAMRALWAEEEAAFDGEFVTFGASWSWPKPMRKRIPVLLGAAGTERNFTWLAKHADGWITTPTEDDLDEKIALLRRIWREHERADTPEIVALAGRHDPQQLARWAESGVTEAVFGLPDRPVDDVRAYLTRLAGKLGIEHTR; from the coding sequence GTGCGGTACGGAATCGTGTTGTTCACCAGCGATCGGGGCATCACCCCCGCGGATGCGGCGTCAGCCGCCGAACGTGCCGGTTTCGACACGTTCTATGTCCCCGAGCACACCCACATCCCGGTGGTCCGGGCGGCGGCCCACCCGCGTACCGGTGACGCGAGCCTGCCCGACGACCGGTATCTGCGCACCCTGGACCCGTGGGTCGCGCTCGGTACGGCGGCGGCGGTGACCAGTCGCATCGGTTTGTCCACCGCGGTGGCGCTGCCCGCCGAACACCATCCGATCACGCTGGCCAAGACCATTGCCTCGCTGGACCATCTGTCCGGCGGGCGGGTGAGCCTCGGTGTCGGATTCGGATGGAACACCGACGAACTGGCCCATCACGGCGTGCCCGCGGGCAAGCGCAGGACGGTGCTGCGCGAGCATCTGGACGCCATGCGCGCCCTCTGGGCCGAGGAGGAGGCCGCGTTCGACGGCGAGTTCGTGACGTTCGGTGCCAGCTGGTCCTGGCCGAAACCGATGCGGAAGCGGATTCCGGTGCTGCTCGGCGCGGCGGGCACCGAGCGGAACTTCACCTGGCTGGCGAAGCACGCCGACGGGTGGATCACCACTCCTACCGAGGACGACTTGGACGAGAAAATCGCGCTGCTGCGACGCATCTGGCGCGAGCACGAGCGCGCCGACACGCCCGAGATCGTGGCGCTCGCCGGTCGCCACGATCCGCAGCAGCTGGCGCGTTGGGCCGAATCCGGCGTCACCGAAGCGGTTTTCGGGTTGCCCGACCGTCCGGTGGACGACGTGCGGGCCTACCTCACCCGGCTGGCCGGGAAGTTGGGTATCGAACACACGCGGTGA
- a CDS encoding threonine/serine ThrE exporter family protein, with the protein MAPEVSTGGDVTTERVDHLGWRRGLRLRRARPIPVVSQAVGLLVADRQATADTIVTAPAPLQPIDLTDDARVAEVLDLAVRVGEVVLASGTGVVDTTTTVRFIAATYGLSRCSVDVTYDAIRIWADRGPQLPPASTMRIVHYRALDFTRLAAVDRLTRRIRNEMVPPDEARAALDVITSAPHPYHRWTATTAWSLMAAAIAALLGGGAVVAAVSFATTAAIDRTNRVLNRYGLPFFFQHMVGGAIAAMPAIVLASLAVRLRIDVDPTLIIAAGITVLLSGLQLVGAVQDGITGAPITATARMLEVMMMTGGIIAGIALSLRIADLVDATVPPVYLTSARDITDLPVKIVAGAVVALAFALACYAERRALAAAAGSGAAGTICFLLVQQAGFGPVISSGVAATLVGLAGGLMARRSLTPPLVVAVAGITPLLPGLKVYRGLYALLNDELLIGANQLLSAFGIGCALAAGVTLGEWFDRTVRRPRILRRFGSLRRPIVRRRRRSAPAP; encoded by the coding sequence ATGGCTCCTGAGGTATCTACCGGAGGCGATGTCACCACCGAGCGGGTGGATCACCTCGGCTGGCGTCGTGGGCTGCGCCTGCGCCGCGCCCGCCCGATTCCCGTGGTCAGCCAGGCCGTCGGCTTGCTGGTCGCGGACCGGCAGGCGACCGCGGACACCATCGTCACCGCGCCGGCGCCGTTGCAGCCGATCGATCTCACCGACGACGCCCGGGTCGCCGAGGTCCTCGATCTCGCGGTCCGGGTCGGCGAGGTGGTGCTCGCCTCCGGCACCGGCGTGGTGGACACCACCACGACGGTCCGGTTCATCGCCGCCACCTACGGCTTGTCCCGCTGCAGCGTCGACGTCACCTACGACGCCATCCGCATCTGGGCCGACCGCGGGCCCCAGCTGCCGCCGGCCAGCACCATGCGGATCGTGCACTACCGTGCCCTGGATTTCACCCGGCTCGCCGCCGTGGACCGGCTCACCCGCCGAATCCGCAACGAGATGGTCCCGCCGGACGAGGCGCGCGCCGCGCTCGACGTGATCACCTCGGCGCCCCACCCCTACCACCGCTGGACCGCCACTACCGCGTGGTCGCTGATGGCGGCGGCGATCGCCGCGCTTCTCGGGGGCGGCGCGGTGGTCGCCGCGGTCAGCTTCGCCACCACCGCGGCGATCGACCGCACCAACCGCGTCCTCAATCGCTACGGACTGCCGTTCTTCTTCCAGCACATGGTCGGCGGCGCGATCGCGGCGATGCCCGCGATCGTGCTGGCGAGCCTCGCCGTGCGGCTGCGCATCGACGTCGACCCCACCCTGATCATCGCGGCCGGAATCACCGTGCTGCTCAGTGGATTACAACTGGTCGGCGCGGTGCAGGACGGGATAACCGGCGCTCCCATCACCGCGACGGCCCGAATGCTGGAGGTGATGATGATGACCGGCGGCATCATCGCGGGCATCGCGCTCTCGCTGCGCATCGCCGATCTCGTCGACGCCACCGTGCCGCCGGTCTACCTCACCTCCGCCCGCGACATCACCGACCTGCCGGTGAAGATCGTGGCCGGTGCTGTAGTGGCGCTGGCCTTCGCGCTCGCCTGCTACGCCGAACGCCGTGCACTCGCCGCCGCCGCGGGCAGCGGCGCGGCGGGCACCATCTGCTTCCTGCTCGTGCAGCAGGCCGGGTTCGGTCCGGTGATCTCCTCCGGCGTCGCCGCGACGCTGGTCGGCCTGGCAGGTGGTCTGATGGCCCGCCGATCGCTGACTCCCCCGCTGGTCGTCGCGGTCGCCGGCATCACCCCGCTGCTCCCCGGCCTCAAGGTCTATCGCGGTCTCTACGCCCTGCTCAACGACGAGTTGTTGATCGGAGCCAATCAGTTGCTCTCTGCGTTCGGCATCGGCTGCGCGCTGGCGGCGGGCGTCACCCTCGGCGAGTGGTTCGACCGCACCGTGCGCAGGCCGCGGATCCTGCGCCGGTTCGGCTCGCTGCGGCGCCCGATCGTCCGGCGTCGCCGCCGGTCGGCGCCCGCGCCGTGA